A single window of Natronocella acetinitrilica DNA harbors:
- a CDS encoding secretin N-terminal domain-containing protein yields MKRATGYLMGLTFGIVAGTAQADPAWSDRDYSLYLSDQPVNEVIRDLATREGIPVSVDPAATDTVNARFQQMRAVDVFETLVEAYNLQWHFDGHVLYVEPVESAVTRTIELNSVPVSAFRAKLEQMGVFDERFHWGAMEGAGVVVVSGPERYVERISELAQVVDGRGQKFDSVYQWVDEHGQTHISSFTPPASVEANVVQVPRHGVSEANGAGDEMIRGSAQSHEASQISVDLPQGREVR; encoded by the coding sequence ATGAAGCGCGCTACCGGGTACCTGATGGGGCTGACCTTCGGAATCGTGGCCGGCACAGCCCAGGCTGATCCAGCCTGGTCCGATCGAGACTATTCGCTGTACCTGTCCGATCAACCCGTGAATGAAGTGATCCGCGATCTCGCGACGCGCGAGGGCATCCCTGTGTCGGTGGACCCTGCGGCGACCGACACGGTCAACGCCCGATTTCAGCAGATGCGCGCCGTGGACGTCTTCGAAACACTGGTCGAGGCCTACAACCTGCAATGGCACTTCGATGGCCATGTGCTCTATGTGGAGCCGGTGGAGAGCGCAGTGACGCGGACGATCGAGCTGAACTCCGTTCCCGTCAGTGCGTTTCGGGCAAAACTCGAGCAGATGGGCGTGTTCGATGAGCGATTTCACTGGGGTGCCATGGAAGGGGCCGGCGTTGTCGTGGTGAGTGGGCCGGAGCGTTACGTGGAACGGATCAGCGAACTCGCCCAGGTTGTCGATGGCCGCGGTCAGAAATTCGACAGTGTCTATCAGTGGGTGGACGAACACGGCCAGACCCACATCAGTTCGTTCACGCCCCCGGCCTCGGTGGAAGCCAATGTGGTGCAGGTGCCGAGACACGGAGTCAGTGAGGCGAACGGAGCCGGCGACGAAATGATTCGCGGTAGCGCCCAGTCCCACGAGGCGTCGCAGATCAGCGTTGATCTGCCGCAGGGCCGTGAAGTCCGATAG
- a CDS encoding helix-turn-helix transcriptional regulator, which produces MSRRHDGQRALVVGFQDQLAAGAADLLPSGVPSGTVVELESMDDAMAILDAHPDIRLLIACLQSTQLRDLYHVQVLREQYDHVTVVVLFDVSSDVDTAQRTVLGLLSEFVQEQAGDAAGEALQQSAASRGWPTIEPEPPEAHGYRLTPRQLDVLFLVREGKSNKEIARRLDLSEGTVKIHCMSIFRVLGVANRTQAAILAEKFALEPPETVPTVPKYVDLRRHVG; this is translated from the coding sequence ATGTCAAGGAGACACGACGGGCAAAGGGCACTTGTCGTAGGTTTCCAGGATCAGTTGGCCGCCGGGGCCGCTGATCTCCTGCCATCAGGCGTCCCCAGTGGAACGGTCGTTGAACTGGAGTCCATGGACGACGCCATGGCTATCCTTGATGCGCACCCCGACATTCGCCTGCTCATTGCATGTCTGCAATCCACGCAGTTGCGGGACCTCTACCATGTTCAGGTGCTGCGTGAGCAGTATGACCATGTGACCGTGGTGGTGCTGTTCGACGTCAGCAGCGACGTCGATACGGCGCAACGCACCGTACTCGGATTGCTGTCGGAGTTCGTGCAGGAGCAGGCTGGCGATGCCGCCGGGGAGGCTTTGCAACAGTCGGCTGCGTCGAGGGGTTGGCCAACCATCGAGCCCGAGCCGCCCGAGGCCCATGGCTATCGACTCACGCCAAGGCAACTGGATGTGCTGTTCCTGGTGCGGGAAGGCAAGTCCAACAAGGAAATTGCGCGCCGTCTTGATCTCTCCGAGGGCACAGTCAAAATCCACTGCATGTCTATTTTTCGTGTTCTGGGTGTCGCCAATCGGACACAGGCTGCAATTCTGGCGGAGAAGTTTGCCCTCGAGCCTCCGGAAACCGTTCCAACCGTTCCGAAATACGTCGACCTTCGACGCCACGTCGGCTGA